A window of the Cutaneotrichosporon cavernicola HIS019 DNA, chromosome: 6 genome harbors these coding sequences:
- the ALG11 gene encoding uncharacterized protein (ALG11 mannosyltransferase N-terminus), with protein sequence MADLSTEVLVNYAILYGYFAIILACFAAVIASILGQSPTKKAVLSGRPFLFIRCAVGGLISTWYFMIQFMKWSYTSYISVRPGATAGDWLVNTSLFAQAWRAVCVGAPNWWWSSWICTAAILFAAIIWSETFRRGIKYPAVYMILGQLVAISVALALFLTAVYLHEPIPNRKPKAPLMLCFLLISAQVAMFILPELADQPAFVYVLAFIHGAVVIPLFFIPKNGRNESGSLPFGGLLPLLAVLAAIIHTLTTIRVLDMLPSAKWLPTYLYRIFLAHPAQASVSSDVVWVVITSITWWFVKGSITSIIVKLSLLAAAVAVAAARHFGVNWYFIGSCVPILALLVVAGAAFVLSNVRSRNDEKRAAVLEKLGIKEQGVIPGTSKEPPTMAKKRLVVGFWHPYCNAGGGGERVLWTAIAWLQRVHPKVVIVVYSGDYPAASKEEIIAKVNDRFSIKLSPATLAFIPLRSRHLISDTYWRRFTLLGQSFGSVLLAWEGLCSRDGLWGDIFIDSMGYAFTLPFVRLVAGGDIAIGSYTHYPTVSSDMVKRVRERVAGVENGGASSSAFRTWAKLVYYRMFTSLYSVALLFSQHTMTNSSWTQAHIKSLLNDGRKSLLAQLLLMDDASRNAGDTARVCEVVFPPCDTAELSKLGNLDSRKRQLVSLAQFRPEKDQAKQLQALSTLFEKHPEYKTGPGGIHLTLMGGCRDAADEARVNGLKKLASKLNIEEQVTFLVNAPYPDIVAHLSTASVGLNTMQDEHFGINVVEFMAAGLIPIVHASAGPLLDIVVSHDGNKTGFHATDAESFADAIHEALSLSRQQELAMRRAARSLARDKFSEAVFERAFARGWSRLARAAGGAEFAEDVGGAGGKLKAPGRPS encoded by the exons ATGGCAGACCTCAGTACAGAAGTACTGGTCAACTACGCCATCTTGTATGGCTACTTTGCCATTATCTTGGCCTGTTTCGCTGCCGTCATCGCTTCCATTCTCGGTCAGAGTCCTACCAAGAAGGCGGTCCTCAGTGGTCGTCCGTTCCTCTTCATTCGGTGTGCCGTCGGAGGGCTCATATCAACATGGTACT TCATGATCCAGTTCATGAAG TGGTCGTACACATCGTACATCTCCGTCCGCCCTGGTGCTACGGCAGGCGACTGGCTCGTCAACACATCGCTCTTTGCCCAAGCCTGGCGAGCGGTCTGTGTCGGCGCCCCCAACTGGTGGTGGAGCAGCTGGATCTGCACCGCCGCCATTCTCTTCGCAGCCATCATTTGGTCTGAAA catTCCGTCGCGGAATCAAGTACCCCGCCGTGTACATGATCCTCgggcagctcgtcgccatctcggtggcgctcgcgctcttccTCACCGCCGTGTACCTCCATGAGCCGATCCCGAACCGAAAGCCGAAAGCTCCCCTCATGCTCTGCTTCCTGCTCATCTCAGCACAGGTTGCCATGTTTATTCTCCCCGAGCTTGCGGACCAGCCAGCGTTCGTGTATGTCCTCGCATTTATCCACGGTGCGGTAGTGATTCCGCTCTTCTTCATCCCCAAGAACGGGCGGAACGAGTCAGGCTCGCTCCCGTTTGGCGGCCTCTTGCCACTGCTTGCTGTCCTCGCGGCAATCATCCACACCTTGACCACTATTCGTGTCCTGGACATGCTCCCGTCCGCCAAGTGGCTTCCGACCTACCTGTACAGGAtcttcctcgcccacccGGCCCAGGCCTCGGTCTCCTCTGATGTCGTGTGGGTTGTAATTACCTCCATCACGTGGTGGTTCGTCAAGGGCTCCATAACGAGCATCATCGTCAAACTCTCCCTtctcgccgctgccgtgGCCGTTGCTGCGGCGCGACACTTTGGTGTGAACTGGTACTTTATCGGCAGCTGCGTGCCCatccttgcgcttcttgtcgTTGCTGGCGCGGCTTTTGTCCTGTCCAACGTACGCTCGCGCAacgacgagaagcgcgcgGCAGTCCTGGAGAAGCTGGGCATCAAAGAACAGGGTGTGATCCCTGGCACATCAAAGGAGCCACCTACCATGGCCAAGAAGCGTCTGGTTGTAGGATTCTGGCACCCGTACTG TAATGCcggaggtggtggtgaaCGGGTGTTGTGGACCGCGATCGCGTGGCTCCAGCGCGTTCACCCCAaagtcgtcatcgtcgttTACAGCGGCGATTACCCAGCTGCGTCGAAAGAAGAGATCATTGCCAAGGTCAAC GATCGCTTCTCGATCAAACTGTCCCCAGCAACCCTCGCTTTCATCCCGCTCCGATCGCGGCATCTCATCTCCGACACCTACTGGCGCCGCTTCACGCTTCTTGGCCAGTCCTTCGGAAGTGTGCTGCTAGCGTGGGAAGGGTTGTGTAGTCGCGACGGTCTGTGGGGTGACATCTTCATTG ACTCGATGGGTTACGCCTTTACGTTACCCTTTGTGCGCCTTGTTGCGGGTGGAGACATCGCCATAGGCTCGTACACGCACTATCCCACGGTCAGCAGCGACATGGTTAAGCGTGTGCGTGAGCGTGTAGCCGGAGTTGAGAATGGCGGTGCCTCAAGCAGCGCGTTCCGAACATGGGCTAAGCTTGT GTACTATAGGATGTTCACGTCGCTGTACTCGGTGGCGCTGTTGTTCTCGCAGCACACCATGACGAACTCGTCGTGGACTCAGGCGCATATCAAGTCGCTGCTCAACGACGGCCGCAAGTCGCTGCTGGCTCAGCTGCTGCTGATGGACGACGCTTCGCGGAATGCCGGTGACACGGCGCGGGTGTGCGAGGTAGTGTTCCCGCCGTGTGACACGGCGGAACTGTCCAAGCTGGGGAACCTTGATTCTCGCAAGCGCCAACTGGTATCGTTGGCCCAATTCAG GCCTGAAAAGGACCAGGCCAAGCAACTGCAAGCATTGAGCACCTTGTTCGAGAAGCACCCCGAGTACAAGACGGGACCTGGTGGAATCCATCTCACGTTGATGGGTGGATGCCGCGACGCCGCTGACGAGGCCCGTGTAAATGGTCTTAAGAAACTCGCGTCCAAGCTGAATATTGAG GAACAGGTGACGTTCCTGGTCAACGCGCCGTACCCCGACATTGTTGCCCACCTGAGCACTGCGTCGGTCGGCCTGAACACGATGCAGGACGAGCATTTTGGCATTAACGTTGTGGAATTTATG gccgctgGGCTTATTCCTATTGTTCACGCGTCTGCTGGACCTTTGCTGGATATTGTCGTGTCCCATGACGGCAACAAGACAG GTTTCCACGCAaccgacgccgagtcgtTTGCGGATGCTATCCATGAGGCTCTGTCGCTGTCTCGGCAGCAGGAGCTGGCGATGCGGCGGGCGGCCCGCTCGCTTGCCCGTGACAAGTTTTCGGAAGCTGTGTTTGAGCGAGCCTTTGCTCGGGGATGGAGCCGCCTTGCGCgtgcggctggcggcgcggagtTTGCTGAGGATGTTGGGGGAGCGGGAggcaagctcaaggcgccGGGTCGACCGTCATGA
- a CDS encoding uncharacterized protein (Essential protein Yae1, N terminal), whose translation MDTDDFHDVSHSLSHSQGGVSDPLVDTEYARLQQRYTDAGYREGIGEGKLSTLQSGFDEGFATSVPPARTVGQLRGRAAALLAIALSQEPSQESSHESSQEVQSLRALVADLAAVRRDDVLAPDHEAVAHEAEHHDADDYAFEYDRNERRDMEGLERGMEGIGGRKEGLREEALLASLETRVDEAEARVLA comes from the exons ATGGACACGGACGACTTTCACGACGTCTCCCActccctctcccactcccaagGCGGCGTATCTGACCCCCTTGTCGATACAGAGTATGCGCGCTTACAGCAGCGCTACACCGAT GCCGGATACCGCGAAGGTATAGGCGAAGGCAAGCTCTCAACTCTCCAGTCGGGCTTTGACGAGGGCTTCGCGACATCTGTCCCGCCCGCCCGGACTGTCGGCCAActgcgcggccgcgcggcggctcTCCTGGCCATTGCGCTCTCCCAAGAGCCCTCCCAAGAGTCCTCTCACGAGTCCTCTCAAGAGGTGCAAAGCCTGCGCGCACTGGTGGCCGATCTAGCTGCCGTACGGCGTGACGACGTGCTTGCGCCCGATCACGAGGCTGTGGCGCACGAGGCGGAACATCATGATGCCGACGACTATGCGTTCGAGTATGATCGGAACGAGCGGCGGGATATGGAGGGGTTGGAGCGGGGCATGGAGGGGATCGGGGGACGCAAGGAGGGATTGAGGGAGGAGGCCCTGTTGGCGTCCTTGGAGACGAGggttgacgaggctgaggcgcgCGTGCTTGCGTAG
- the cyp8 gene encoding uncharacterized protein (Cyclophilin type peptidyl-prolyl cis-trans isomerase/CLD), giving the protein MGNNSDKIYVTYSEHAAGGHTASSGGKAAEKGRQEMMRLPFDCCALSLQPFKNPVAVIQDTKPGEERRADVFDLVNIVPYVRKFKTNPVTGKPLNTSQLLKLNFSKNVEGNYHDPITFKVFSNHVHIVFLKNTGNVFDMASLQLLAIKPKTWRDLVSDEPFTREDIITIQDPANAKNRDARDFDYVKNQKKVSQEDMADPLKGINVNAAGGASKVLKMLAEKTRSENPSPSPSPAPEEKEGVVVQPRKETLAYNATNFTTGRAAASLTSTTLGPEVKNERAMYDEEELMFDELSKPIKDKDRLKSRAYATIMTNFGGLNVELYGDRAPKTVYNFIQLAKKGYYDGVVFHRLIPGFMIQGGDPTGTGRGGKSFWGEPFRDEFAAKGAFKHDARGVLSMANSGPNTNGSQFFITFRETPHLNNKHTVFGKLVGGEDVLNTVERIPVRPGGDTPTKTIKITGVQVLQDPFEEYQTRLAAKVARSDQSAEAQAKRAAAREKREKDRTTWLGTDLGAKGESREEREARKRKAEDDGVGKYIAKAKAKTPKVAPVEFGVEKKKRKPGGFGDFSGW; this is encoded by the exons ATGGGTAACAACTCGGACAAGATCTACGTCACGTACTCCGAGCACGCTGCTGGCGGCCACACGGCCTCGAGTGGTGgcaaggcggccgagaaggGCCGGCAGGAGATGATGCGGCTTCCATT TGACTGCTGTGCCCTCTCGCTCCAGCCGTTCAAGAACCCCGTCGCAGTCATACAAGATACCAAGCCCGGTGAAGAACGGAGGGCCGACGTCTTCGACCTTGTCAACATTGTCCCTTACGTGCGCAAGTTCAAGACCA ATCCCGTGACCGGCAAGCCGCTCAATACATCTcagctgctcaagctcaacttCTCCAAGAACGTCGAAGGGAACTATCACGACCCGATCACGTTCAAGGTCTTCTCCAACCATGTGCATATCGTCTTTCTCAAGAATACAGGGAATGTGTTCGATATGGCTtcgctccagctcctcgctATCAAGCCCAAGACTTGGCGGGATTTGGTTAGCGACGAGCCGTTTACCCGCGAGGATATCATCACAATCCAGGATCCGGCGAATGCCAAGAACCGCGATGCGCGTGATTTTGACTATGTCAAGAACCAGAAGAAGGTGTCGC agGAGGATATGGCGGATCCATTGAAGGGGATCAACGTTAATGCGGCGGGCGGAGCGAGTAAGGTGCTCAAGATGCTTGCGGAGAAG ACACGGTCTGAGAacccgtcgccgtcgccgtcgccggcaccggaggagaaggagggcgtcgTGGTCCAGCCTAGGAAAGAGACTCTGGCCT ataACGCAACCAACTTTACGACTGGGCGAGCAGCCGCGTCGCTGACGAGCACAACTTTGGGGCCAGAGGTCAAGAACGAGCGCGCAATGTatgacgaggaagagc TCATGTTCGACGAGCTGTCAAAGCCAATAAAGGACAAGGACAGGCTAAAGTCGCGCGCGTATGCGACGATCATGACCAACTTTGGTGGCCTCAACGTCGAGCTGTACGGCGACCGCGCCCCGAAGACGGTATACAACTTCatccagctcgccaagaaGGGATACTACGACGGCGTCGTATTCCACCGCCTCATCCCTGGATTTATG ATTCAAGGAGGAGACCCGACGGGCACGGGACGGGGTGGCAAGTCGTTCTGGGGCGAGCCGTTCCGGGACGAATTTGCCGCCAAAGGCGCGTTCAAGCACGATGCGCGCGGTGTCCTCTCCATGGCGAACAGTGGGCCAAACACGAACGGCTCGCAGTTCTTCATTACGTTCCGCGAGACGCCGCACCTCAACAACAAACATACGGTATTTGGCAAACTCGTCGGTGGTGAGGACGTGTTGAATACCGTTGAACGTATCCCCGTCCGGCCGGGAGGGGATACACCCACGAAGACGATCAAGATCACCGGCGTGCAGGTTCTCCAGGACCCCTTTGAGGAGTACCAGACTCGGTTGGCTGCCAAGGTCGCCCGGTCGGACCagagcgccgaggcgcaggcTAAGCGGGCTGCTGCAAGGGagaagcgcgagaaggaccGCACGACTTGGCTCGGGACGGATCTTGgggccaagggcgagagtcgggaggagagggaggcTCGGA
- the DIM1 gene encoding uncharacterized protein (Belongs to the class I-like SAM-binding methyltransferase superfamily. rRNA adenine N(6)-methyltransferase family) — translation MPKATSQTFTRQHGLAAASRRPDKEKKGESSAVAGGARNHLFNTDRFGQHILTNPLVAQGIVDKAELKPTDVVLEVGPGTGNLTVRILPACRKVIASEMDPRMAAEVQKRVLGTPQQKKLELILGDFIKADLPYFDVCISNTPYQISSPLVFKLLSQRPVIRCAVLMFQREFALRLCAAPGSKMWCRLAANVQMYARVEHVMKVGKGNFRPPPQVESSVVRIKPLDPPPAVRFEEFDGLNRVVFSRMHKTTRACFKARGVKEMVEKNYRTWCAMSEKIVEDDFDPWALIDDVLSTTLVPAKTLDEDEIRPAYGDMRAAQLSGNDLLELLAAFNTRGVHFA, via the exons ATGCCCAAGGCAACTTCGCAGACGTTTACGCGGCAACACGGCTTGGCAGCGGCCAGTCGCCGCCccgacaaggagaagaagggggAGAGCAGTGCGGTTGCTGGAGGCGCAAGGAACCATCTGTTCAACACCGACCGGTTCGGACAGCATATTCTGACAAATCCGCTGGTTGCGCAGGG GAtcgtcgacaaggccgagctcaagcccaCCGACGTCGTGCTCGAAGTTGGTCCCGGAACGGGAAACCTGACTGTCCGCATCCTCCCAGCGTGCCGCAAGGTCATTGCGAGCGAGATGGACCCCCGCATGGCCGCAGAAGTGCAGAAGCGTGTACTTGGGAC ccctCAACAAAAGAAACTCGAACTGATCCTCGGCGATTTCATCAAAGCCGACCTGCCCTACTTTGACGTGTGCATCAGTAACACGCCTTACCAA atctcgtcgccgctcgtGTTCAAGCTCCTCAGTCAACGCCCAGTCATCCGATGCGCGGTGCTCATGTTCCAGCGCGAGTTTGCGCTGCGGCTCTGCGCAGCTCCAGGGAGTAAGATGTGGTGCCGTCTCGCAGCAAATGTGCAGATGTACGCGCGAGTCGAGCATGTCATGAAGGTCGGCAAGGGTAATTtccggccgccgccgcaagTCGAGTCGAGCGTCGTGCGGATCAAGCCATTGGATCCGCCGCCGGCCGTGCGGTTCGAGGAGTTTGATGGACTGAATCGCGTCGTGTTTTCGCGCATGCATAAGACGACAAGGGCATGTTTCAAGGCCAGAGGAGTAAAGGAAATGGTAGAGAAGAATTATCGCACTTGGTGCGCAATGAGCGAAAAG attgtcgaggacgactttgaCCCGTGGGCActcatcgacgacgtgctctCCACCACGCTCGTCCCCGCAAagacgctcgacgaggacgaaaTCCGCCCAGCATACGGCGACATGCGCGCTGCTCAGCTCTCGGGCAACGACCTGCTCGAACTCCTCGCAGCTTTCAACACCCGCGGCGTCCACTTTGCCTAA
- a CDS encoding uncharacterized protein (Domain in the RNA-binding Lupus La protein; unknown function) produces MPKPLSYPGTIRPSPLPPHVAFRFKPPTLFPPLTPGTMSQSKSASVFHALGSYADRIKPEQSNGNSRSNSDSSTPLPSPAAGRSTEHHEDDDAGSWETVSTIRHKKRSERNPERTERQEDKGRSNSRNWRERGDDKTTSTTVADKDKDVSGKKGASASAASSSKAATPRASAAGTPTKSAWAATGPASPPTPSSVAADTTSAPADKPAELEANQSGEKRGHSHKPSADKAPTKADEEDNWRRKEPAPMPTPAAAPAPAPTPVPAVPAKAAPPPSVNAWNLRKKQQPVSSASTSKEPTPAQATTKAAKRAASATTVVVAEASMAAAASSQPAESKDAKPSGKKLKKKGADTHGGDATAWPEVSLSAEAKSGDKKGKHAKQSSDSTIDDGLSAQGGRKQKWTKMSASELQEAADKVAAETSRRQTKHKQRLREGGDEPVKKGVNKQRAQQDKMAAQKPPRTHRSGSHGSSTLPPLTVSNGRLAPGSACSEVGDAANGDVHAGANGSASAPLSRHGSNPGTPVKRPSPRSGSTPLSPESGAAPLSHHFGTAPRRGRDRDGRGGYGGRGRGGYHRSASNTPMNRMFDLSPVGTNANLYAAGYGMGYGYYPIPASMVNMANVAAVSGFDATQVQYALFQRNMPPPPVPVTSVPNIDPLRYWVLGQVEYYFSIQNLVMDFFLRQQMDAEGWIEIAMIASFNRIKTLTADVAIVTEVMGLSDLLELDGERVRLGNSEWRRWVLPDAQPVNALGALSTSPKKSGETEVSHGIPPNVNFTDDGDGSTLGIEDVPTSPVPKFDVENALLRQGGSAAVSSSASVLASDEGKFSMTPGTSVAENESEAGDK; encoded by the exons ATGCCGAAACCGCTCAGTTATCCGGGTACAATCCG ACCTTCgccccttcctccgcaCGTCGCTTTCAGGTTCAAGCCACCAA ccctcttccctccttTGACACCAGGGACCATGTCACAATCCAAGTCGGCGAGCGTGTTCCACGCTCTTGGCTCTTATGCCGATCGCATCAAGCCCGAGCAAAGTAACGGCAACAGCCGATCCAATTCGGACTCGTCGACCCCGTTGCCGTCGCCAGCAGCCGGTCGCTCCACCGAGCAccacgaggacgacgacgccggcTCGTGGGAGACCGTGTCGACGATCCGGCACAAGAAGCGCTCCGAGCGCAACCCGGAGCGTACGGAGCGGCAAGAGGACAAGGGGCGGTCTAACTCGCGCAActggcgcgagcgcggtgACGACAAGACGACGTCCACGACGGTCGCTGACAAAGACAAGGATGTCAGCGGCAAAAAGGGcgcctctgcctctgcagcctcgtcgtccaagGCCGCGACGCCCCGCGCATCAGCCGCTGGCACACCAACCAAGTCTGCATGGGCCGCGACGGGCCCTGCCAGTccgcccacgccctcaAGCGTGGCTGCCGACACCACATCCGCGCCAGCCGACAAACCAGCCGAGCTGGAAGCCAACCAGAGCGGCGAAAAAAGAGGACATTCCCATAAGCCCTCTGCTGACAAGGCGCCTACcaaggcggacgaggaggacaacTGGCGTCGCAAAGAGCCCGCGCCCATGCCCACGCCTGCCGCTGCACCTGCCCCTGCTCCCACCCCGGTGCCAGCGGTGCCAGCCAAGGCTGCGCCACCTCCGTCGGTCAACGCGTGGAACTTGAGAAAGAAGCAACAACCTGTCTCATCAGCGTCGACCTCGAAAGAGCCAACACCGGCCCAGGCCACTACCAAGGCTGCTAAGCGTGCCGCATCGGCCACcactgtcgtcgtcgctgagGCGTCGatggctgcggcggctTCCTCGCAACCAGCCGAGAgcaaggacgccaagccATCGGGCAAGAAGctgaagaagaagggcgcAGACACACACGGCGGTGACGCGACCGCTTGGCCTGAGGTCTCGCTTTCAGCAGAGGCCAAGTCTGGGGacaagaagggcaagcaCGCCAAGCAGTCAAGCGACTCGACGATTGACGACGGACTGTCGGCTCAGGGTGGCAGGAAGCAAAAATGGACGAAAATGTCGGCGTCTGAACTGCAAGAGGCGGCGGATAAGGTGGCGGCCGAGACAAGCAGGCGGCAAACCAAGCACAAGCAAAGGCTTCGAGAGGGCGGTGACGAGCCTGTCAAGAAGGGTGTCAACAAGCAGAGGGCACAGCAGGATAAGATGGCGGCGCAGAAACCACCCCGTACGCATCGGTCAGGCTCACACGGCAGCTCGACACTGCCACCACTGACTGTGTCCAACGGTCGACTGGCGCCGGGGAGTGCGTGCAGCGAGGTTGGAGATGCTGCGAACGGCGATGTGCATGCGGGCGCCAATGGTTCGGCCAGCGCACCCCTTTCCAGGCATGGGAGCAACCCCGGGACGCCGGTTAAGCGACCGTCGCCCCGCTCTGGATCCACGCCGCTGTCGCCAGAGTCTGGTGCGGCGCCGCTCTCCCACCACTTTGGCActgcgcctcgacgcgggCGGGACCGCGATGGCCGGGGAGGGTACGGtggtcgcggccgcggTGGGTACCACCGCTCTGCGTCGAACACGCCCATGAACCGGATGTTCGACTTGTCGCCGGTTGGCACGAACGCGAACCTGTACGCGGCGGGGTACGGCATGGGTTACGGGTACTACCCGATCCCCGCGAGCATGGTGAACATGGCGAATGTGGCAGCCGTGTCGGGCTTTGACGCGACGCAGGTCCAGTATGCGTTGTTCCAGCGCAACatgccgccaccgccggTCCCGGTCACGTCGGTGCCAAACATCGACCCGCTGCGCTACTGGGTACTCGGACAG gtCGAGTACTACTTTTCGATCCAGAACCTGGTCATGGACTTTTTCCTGCGGCAGCAgatggacgccgagggctgGATCGAGATTGCGATGATTGCGAGCTTCAACCGGATCAAGACGCTTACGGCCGATGTCGCGATTGTGACGGAGGTGATGGGGCTTAGCGACCTGCTCGAactcgacggcgagcgggTGCGCCTTGGCAACAGCGAGTGGCGCCGCTGGGTGTTACCGGACGCCCAGCCGGTCAACGCACTGGGGGCGTTGAGTACGAGCCCGAAGAAGAGcggcgagaccgaggtCTCGCACGGTATCCCGCCAAATGTCAACTTTacggacgacggcgacgggaGCACGCTCGGTATCGAGGATgtgccgacctcgcctgTTCCCAAGTTTGACGTTGAGAacgcgctcctccgccagGGTGGGAGTGCGGCtgtgagctcgagcgcgagcgtgctTGCCAGTGACGAGGGCAAGTTTAGCATGACGCCGGGGACGAGCGTTGCGGAgaacgagagcgaggcgggcgacaAGTAG
- the imp3 gene encoding uncharacterized protein (Ribosomal protein S4/S9 N-terminal domain): MVRKLKHHEQKLLKKVDFLDWKQDASHREIKVMHKYHIQDRDDYHKYNKLCGSLRSLIHKISLLPANDPFRAQKEGEMLNKLYDIGILDVGSKPSDIENKVTVSSVARRRLAVVITRLKLAESVSDAVRTIEQGHIRVGPTPITDPAMLITRRLEDHITWVNTSARKRTIMKYNDELDDFDLL; this comes from the exons ATGGtccgcaagctcaagcATCACGAGCAGAAGCTCCTGAAGAAGGTCGACTTTCTCGAC tgGAAGCAGGATGCATCTCACCGCGAGATCAAGGTCATGCACAAGTACCATATCCAGGACCGCGACGACTACCACAAGTACAATAAGCTGTGCGGTTCCTTGCGGTCTTTGATCCACAAGATCTCCCTGTTACCCGCCAATGATCCCTTCCGCGCACAaaaggagggcgagatgCTCAATAAGCTTTACGATATTGGCAttctcgacgtcggctcAAAGCCCTCTGATATCGAGAACAAGGTTACCGTTAGCAGCGTcgcacgtcgtcgtctcgccgtcgtcattACGCGTCTCAAGCTCGCAGAGAGCGTTAGCGATGCCGTTCGTACCATCGAACAAGGGCATATCCGCGTTGGACCCACTCCTATTACAGACCCAGCAATGCTCATCACTCGTCGCCTGGAGGATCACATCACATGGGTCAACACTAGCGCACGCAAGCGCACCATCATGAAGTACAatgacgagctcgacgactttgacctTCTCTAG